In one window of Candidatus Babeliales bacterium DNA:
- the rsmH gene encoding 16S rRNA (cytosine(1402)-N(4))-methyltransferase RsmH → MVNPNKENEQLFYHKTVMVDEVLHYLSPQPRALYCDVTFGSGGHTKAILDGQPECRVVAVDWDATSIETYAPELEEKYQERLRILWGNFSNLYRLLQKAKVGKVDGILADFGTSQMHIKERAGFSFYRDSELDMRMSPAHQQVTAEQVVNKSSEAKLCEIFWQLGQEAHAKKIVAAIIEARQRKPIQTTRELALIVEKAVGRGGKRSSKIHPATKVFQALRIYVNHELNNITGFLSGALQVLKPDGLLLCISFHSLEDRIVKQFFKEKADEGKLEIITKHVVVPTAEEIAKNPSSRSAKLRVARLIG, encoded by the coding sequence ATGGTAAACCCAAATAAAGAAAATGAGCAGCTTTTTTATCACAAAACGGTAATGGTCGACGAGGTTTTGCATTACCTTAGTCCTCAACCGCGAGCATTGTATTGTGATGTTACGTTTGGTTCTGGTGGACACACTAAAGCAATTTTAGATGGTCAACCAGAATGTCGTGTTGTAGCAGTCGATTGGGATGCCACATCAATAGAAACTTATGCACCTGAACTTGAAGAAAAATATCAGGAGCGACTACGTATATTGTGGGGTAATTTTTCGAATTTATATCGCTTGTTACAAAAAGCAAAAGTAGGAAAAGTTGATGGTATTCTTGCTGATTTTGGCACTTCTCAAATGCATATAAAAGAGCGTGCCGGATTTTCTTTTTATAGAGATTCTGAACTTGATATGAGAATGTCACCTGCTCATCAGCAGGTGACAGCTGAACAGGTTGTTAATAAATCTTCTGAAGCAAAATTGTGTGAAATTTTTTGGCAATTGGGCCAAGAAGCACATGCGAAAAAAATAGTAGCAGCAATTATTGAAGCGCGTCAAAGAAAGCCGATTCAAACAACGCGAGAGTTGGCTTTGATTGTTGAAAAAGCCGTTGGTCGCGGTGGAAAGCGTTCTTCAAAAATTCATCCAGCAACTAAAGTTTTTCAGGCATTACGTATTTATGTAAATCACGAGCTTAATAATATCACGGGGTTTTTATCAGGTGCGTTGCAGGTTTTAAAACCGGATGGGTTATTATTATGTATCTCATTCCATTCCTTAGAAGATCGTATTGTGAAGCAATTTTTTAAAGAGAAAGCGGATGAAGGGAAACTTGAGATAATCACTAAGCACGTGGTGGTGCCGACAGCAGAAGAAATTGCAAAAAATCCATCATCACGTTCAGCAAAATTGAGAGTCGCACGATTGATTGGATAA
- the spoVG gene encoding septation regulator SpoVG gives MEITEVKVFPVTDGEKLKAYATIVFDNAFIIRDLKVIEGVKGLFVSMPSRKRKDGTFRDVVHPLNPETRSMIEERVVQEYKTVMDQGGAHLSDEE, from the coding sequence ATGGAAATAACGGAAGTAAAAGTATTTCCGGTGACGGATGGCGAAAAATTGAAAGCCTACGCAACCATCGTCTTTGACAACGCATTTATTATTCGAGACTTAAAAGTTATCGAAGGCGTCAAAGGGTTGTTTGTTTCAATGCCATCACGTAAACGCAAAGATGGAACATTTCGTGACGTTGTGCATCCCTTGAACCCCGAAACGCGTAGCATGATTGAAGAACGCGTTGTCCAAGAATACAAGACGGTCATGGATCAGGGTGGTGCGCATCTTTCTGATGAAGAGTAG